The Moorena producens PAL-8-15-08-1 genomic interval TAAGTGTGGTGAAATGGGGAGACATCACCCTCAAATTATGGGATATATAGCGTTTTTATATAGGTTGTAAACAGGCTTAGGGCATGAATTGAAATGCAGGCAAAATGGGAAAGGTAAGAGGGTAAAGAGCTTCGTATTTTTCTTTTTCCATAAAAAAATACTACCTAGGTTTACATCTCATTTATAAATGCTATAACTATCGGATCTAATACCGAGTTGCATTCAAAGAGAGTAGATTGCTTGTATAGGGAGATGGGGAGATGGGGAGATGGGGAGATGGGGAGATAGGGATAGAAAGTTGTACGTTTGACCGCAACTTAGCTGTCCGGCAAAAGAAGCCCCACACCTAATGCGCAGCATAGGTGTGGGATGAATTTTGCACAGGGTATGCATGGAATTGCTATAATATATGTACTGATAAACAAAGCCGTTCGCGAAGCGTGGCCAAAGGCCTTAAATGCTGGTTTGTCAGGCACCTACGTTCCTTAAAAATAGAACTTATTGTATTGTTCCGGCGCGGAGGGGCATCCCGGAGACGAAACCTTATCAGAGGGTCGCCTTAATCATAAAGTTTTAACCAAAGGTGCGCTTTCCGTTGGCGAATTAAATTCGCCACGGGTCGCACCTCTTTTATGCATAGCCGACTAACCATAAAGGCTCCACTCTTCTTGCGGTAACTTCTGACCGTGTCGTTAATAAAGCTTGCCGAGTATCCGTTCGCGCAGCGTCGGCGAAAGCCGATACCGTTGGGTGGAGTTGGCAAGAAGCCTACACGCTCACTCGTTCGCGGAGCGGCTCTGTAAGAGCAGAGTCAGTGTAGGAGTATGTCACTATAAGCGATCGCGTAGCGTGGCCAAAGGCCAATCGCGTAGCGTGGCCAAAGGCCAATCGCGTAGCGTGGCCAAAGGCCAATCGCGTAGCGTGGCCAAAGGCCAATCGCGTAGCGTGGCCAAAGGCCAATCGCGTAGCGTGGCCAAAGGCCAATCGCATGTTTCTTAAACAGTTAAGCTTCCGCAACGGTTAGGCTTCCGCAACGGTTACTATCAATTCAAGAGCACAGCATCAACGGACTACTAGCTGTTGATGCGATCATCCCATGCTTGTTTAACAGTTAGGCTTCCGCAACGGTTAGGTTGACCCAACGGTTACCATCAATCAGGATAAGACCATGAAAAGCTAGTAGTAACCCATATTCCGCAGGTTGGTCAGACCAGTAGATAATAATTTTGGCAGGGAGCACCAAGAAACTGAATACCCCTTATTATTAAATAATGAAATTATTTAATAATTTCATCATATTGATTGCTGTCATCTTGTTGTTCCTTGATTGAGTTTATAATCTCGTTTAATGGCTTTTGGTTTAGCCACTGATGGCGTTCTTTGGTATAGTCACCTTGACCCCAGTTAAAATATTGAATAAACCGAATTGCATCAACCATTCCTAAGGCGTTGCTTAATAATGGAATGATTTTAATAGTTTTTAGGTGCCCTTGACCTTGGTGAATTTAATTCTTCATGGGTCAAGGGCACCTTTGACTAAAATAAGCTGACGCCTGACAGCTGACCGCTGACCGCACCTCAAGTAGCGTGCCCGTAGCGCTTAAGCAGATAGCTTAGGTTGCTGTTACCGAATTGGAACATTCAACGCGCCATTTTCCTTAAGCCATTGGCACTGTTGAGCACTTAATCCTTTAGCATCGGTAAACACCGCACCGGCCACCTCGCATTGGTCGAAATCAACACCATTCCAAATAGTATTCTCTAAATTAGCGTACTGTAAATCAGCATTTGTAAGATTAATACTAGATAAGCGAGCCCCTTCTAAATTGGCAGAAAATAAAGACGCTTCAGTTAAATCAACATCGTTTAATAGCGCATTTTCTAAACTTGACTCCAGCAACTGAGCACCACGCAAAATTACCTCGGTCAAATCAGCAGCTCTGAGATTAGCAACAATCAGATTAGCAGAGGTTAAATCTGCTCTGAGTAAACTAGCACGGCTTAAATTTGCCCGTTCCAAATCAGCAGCAAGCCACTTAGTATCGATTAACTTAGCTGCCTCTAAGCTAGCTAGATCAAGGCTTGCTCCACTGAAATTAGCCTCAGGGAAATTCACAGCTCCTAAATTGGCCATCTTGAGATTGGCACCTGTAAAGGTTATCCCTTTTCCAGTTGCTTCTCTCAAATCCGCCTTTTGCAGCTGGGCTAAGGACGCCTCAACCCCATCTAGTCTTGCTCCACAGAGCTTAGCCTTTGTTGCCCAAGCCCCTCGGAGATTCGCCCCCTCCAAATCAGCACAATTCAGTTGAGCTCCTGAGAGTCGGGCATAAACCAGAGTTGCCCCCGATAGGTTGGCCCAGCTGAGATTGGCTTGAGTAAAGTCTGTCTCTTGACAAGATGCTCCCGAGAGATTGGCATTACGTAGGTAAGCGTGGGCAAACTGAGCCTGATCCAGATTCAACCCCTGTAAATCAATATGACTCAGCTCGGCTTTCTGTAACGACAGTCCTTGCTTAAGTTGGCTAATAACTTGATTAGTAGTTAATAATGTCATAGTATGGCTTCTATAAAACCTGTAGTCAGTTAGTTTTGTATCTAATTTAACTTTAATCTGACCTCAAATGTAATTATTGCAAAAATCTTTTACATAAATGTTTACGATTCAAAATATACTTTCGACACAAGCAAATTGAGCGTTTGAGGCACCCGAGCAGTCAATGGGCTACGCAAACGCTCTATGTCAACATGAATAAGGGTTTGAGCACTTAGACTAATACGCTGATACCTAAGTGCTCAAAGTATAGTGGAGAGTAGTTGTGTGTTTGATTAGGGGATTGTGACAGTTTCCCTCAATCAGCAACGTCGTGCTATGGGGAGTAGGGAGTAGGGAGTAGGGAGTAGGGAGTAGGGAAATGGTCAAGTTTTCTATCAGTCGCTTTATCCTCATGGCAGCTATAGTTATCGGTGTAATTGTTCTTGTCCCAACTATCAAGCAAATTACCCAGCAGCGAGCCATGACATCCGCTTACGAATTACTGACTGACCCATTCTTGCAATTTCCTACAAAAGATTCCGTGCGGGTGGTTTGGTTTACCGAATTTCCTGGCTCCCGCCACACTGTTACCTACGGCACGAGCTCTTATCGTAAGGCCACTGCTACTACTACTAAACTCAGCCGCACTCGGGAAGACCAAAAATCCCGAGTAGGCAACCAGACCGAAGACGGCCAAGTCTACCAGAAGCCCATCATGCGGGATATTTGGCGTCATGAAGCCATCGTAACTGGACTGACTCCTGGTCTTCCTGTTCCCTATCAAGTCACCAGTGTCAAGGAGAATGGGCAAGTTGTCAGGAGCAAACTCTTTAGCGTCAGTGCTCTCCCAAACCCTGAGACACCCCAGAAAATTCTTCTGACTTCTGACCATCAACTAATGCCCATGACCGCAGCTAATCTCCAGAAGGTGATAGACACTGTAGGCCAAATTGATGGAGTGTTTTATGTTGGTGATTTAGTTAATATTCCTGACCGGGCTTCGGAATGGTTTGATGATAACCGGGGTGGTGCGTTTTTCCCTTGTCTTCAGGGTCGAGCTAATTACCAATTGGAGAAGAATGGGGTTAAAACTACCTACCATGGCGGTGAAATTATTCAAAATGCCCCGATCTTTCCTGTAGTTGGCAATCATGAAGTGATGGGTCGTTTTTCTATGGAAAAGGATTTGAATAGCCAATTCAATGACCCTTTTCCTCGGGCTGCAGCACAAGCCATCTATCAGCAAAAAGCTGAACAGTTAAATCCAGATAATGACCCTAATTATTACCAAGCTTGGCTAAAAAATAATACCTATAATACTGACACCTATAACGAGATTTTTTCCCTACCTAATGGCAAACCTTATTATGCCGTAACCTTTGGTGATATTCGCTTAGTGGTGTTGTACATTACTAATATTTGGCGCACACCTAGCTTAAGCCCTAATGCCAAAGGTAGGTATCAAGAACGGGAACAAGATTTAGACAATCCCATCGCTTGGGGATACGGACAACATATCTTTGAACCGGTTAGTAAAGGGAGTCCCCAGTACCAATGGCTCCAGGCAGAACTCAATAGCACTGAGTTTCAACAAGCTAAGTATAAAATTGTGATGCTTCACCATCCTCCCCATAGCCTAGGGGACAATATTGTCCCAGCTTATACTGACCCAGTGCAGATCATTGAGCGGGATCGGGCGGGTAAGGTGACAGCAGTACGTTATGAGTACCCCAAAGACAAGGATTACATCATTCGGGATGTGGTGCCATTGTTAGAAGCTGCTGGTGTGCAGTTGGTGTATTATGGCCATTCCCATCTATGGAATCGCTTTGTTGATGGTAATGGCATCCATTTTTTAGAATCCTCCAATGTGGGGAATAGTTATGGCGCTTATGTTGGTGAGAAGAAGCGCCCAGTACCAACTGGGTATAACGAAAACTATTCCGCTACTGGAGACGCCAATGGATTAGAGCCCGTTATGCCAACAATCGCGCCATTGTTAGGAGAGAATAACCAGCCCTTGCCTTATATCGCTAGTAATGACCTCACTGTATTTAGTATCTTCGATACTGGCACCGGTATAGTAACTAGCTATCGCTTTGATACGCGATCGCCTAATTCAGAGGTGATTAAATTCGATCAGTTTATGTTAAAGCCAAGGGATTAGGGTGCAACATTTAACCTGTCTAAACCTGCTCATCAGCAGGAATGACCTGTATAGCACCAGGTGAAAACCTGGTGGTTGATTAAACTAAGCCGGTGAGTCGCCCCACCGACTCGTCTTCAGAACCGGACATGACACTTTCGCATCATCCGGCTCCTCATCATAGGAACCATTTACATTGGTACCTCTAGAACGGATTCTCATCTAACTTTGAAGAGTTGACTTTGGTACCGTGTTTGGCGTCGTGACAATGGAGGTGAAGTAACTCTAGATTTTTGTCATGGTCGTTACCTCCTAGAGCGCGTGGTATAATATGGTGTTTTTCCAACAAATCTCCATCCCTGAAGGTAAGACCACAATGGGCGCATTTCCCTTCTTGCCGTTCTAAAAGCCTTCCCTTCTGAGTGGTCATCTCAGGATGCTTTCTCATTCTGGTGCTCCAATAAATTAGGTCTCCATCGTAGGGACTCCTGGTTTCTTGAACTTTTATGTGCCTGACTATTTCAGTTTTGGCATGTTTTGGGAGGTAGTTATTCCCGTTGGTCATGAATACCCAGTTATCTTCTCCGATGGTTCCCCAATATTTCTTGGTTACCCAGGTTCTTGATTTGTTGGGGTGTCTCCTATATCCCCATCTTCGAAGTTTGTTCCAGACTAGATTCCCTAATTTTGAGAAGGTTTCTTTGCTACAAACAGAGCTGTAGTAGTTACACCATCCTCTTATAATAGGTTTAAGTTGGCTTATTAACGCCTTCTGTGGGGCAGCTTTATGTCTGTTGATGACTTGGGAAAGCTGCCCGTAATGTTCTAGAACTTTTTCTTTGGATGGTTTGATGATGGTTTTAAAACCTCGTTTTGAATGGTTTTTACCTGTTTTATATTGACGGATGTTGAATCCAAGAAAATCAAATCCGTCAAAAGTGTGGGTAATTTGGGTTTTACTTGGTTTTAGTTCCAACCCCATGTCCTGTAGCCATGTGTTGATTACT includes:
- a CDS encoding pentapeptide repeat-containing protein, with the translated sequence MTLLTTNQVISQLKQGLSLQKAELSHIDLQGLNLDQAQFAHAYLRNANLSGASCQETDFTQANLSWANLSGATLVYARLSGAQLNCADLEGANLRGAWATKAKLCGARLDGVEASLAQLQKADLREATGKGITFTGANLKMANLGAVNFPEANFSGASLDLASLEAAKLIDTKWLAADLERANLSRASLLRADLTSANLIVANLRAADLTEVILRGAQLLESSLENALLNDVDLTEASLFSANLEGARLSSINLTNADLQYANLENTIWNGVDFDQCEVAGAVFTDAKGLSAQQCQWLKENGALNVPIR
- a CDS encoding metallophosphoesterase family protein, producing MAAIVIGVIVLVPTIKQITQQRAMTSAYELLTDPFLQFPTKDSVRVVWFTEFPGSRHTVTYGTSSYRKATATTTKLSRTREDQKSRVGNQTEDGQVYQKPIMRDIWRHEAIVTGLTPGLPVPYQVTSVKENGQVVRSKLFSVSALPNPETPQKILLTSDHQLMPMTAANLQKVIDTVGQIDGVFYVGDLVNIPDRASEWFDDNRGGAFFPCLQGRANYQLEKNGVKTTYHGGEIIQNAPIFPVVGNHEVMGRFSMEKDLNSQFNDPFPRAAAQAIYQQKAEQLNPDNDPNYYQAWLKNNTYNTDTYNEIFSLPNGKPYYAVTFGDIRLVVLYITNIWRTPSLSPNAKGRYQEREQDLDNPIAWGYGQHIFEPVSKGSPQYQWLQAELNSTEFQQAKYKIVMLHHPPHSLGDNIVPAYTDPVQIIERDRAGKVTAVRYEYPKDKDYIIRDVVPLLEAAGVQLVYYGHSHLWNRFVDGNGIHFLESSNVGNSYGAYVGEKKRPVPTGYNENYSATGDANGLEPVMPTIAPLLGENNQPLPYIASNDLTVFSIFDTGTGIVTSYRFDTRSPNSEVIKFDQFMLKPRD